From a region of the Dunckerocampus dactyliophorus isolate RoL2022-P2 chromosome 20, RoL_Ddac_1.1, whole genome shotgun sequence genome:
- the eva1bb gene encoding eva-1 homolog Bb, giving the protein MEPIRKDMELLSNSMATYAHIKANPESFALYFMMGVCFGLLMALCLLIAGITCRPRRHSRPPRSPERRQLKESSEEEEEEGEEEVEDESLAEEGESENHKLTLVPMDERSTQSHGTLKSVDVFASAEELEKARRLEERERIVREIWRNGQPDILVTGTGTIGRVHYH; this is encoded by the exons ATGGAGCCTATTAGGAAAGACATGGAGCTGCTGAGTAACAGCATGGCGACATACGCTCACATCAAAG CCAACCCAGAGAGCTTCGCCCTCTACTTCATGATGGGCGTTTGCTTCGGCCTGCTCATGGCGCTGTGCCTCCTGATAGCTGGCATCACCTGCAGGCCTCGCCGCCACAGCAGACCTCCTCGGTCACCCGAGAGGAGGCAGCTGAAGGAGTCCagcgaggaagaagaggaagaaggagaggaggaagtggaagacgAAAGCCTAGCAGAGGAAGGCGAGTCAGAAAACCACAAACTGACCTTGGTGCCCATGGACGAGCGCAGCACGCAGTCTCACGGCACTCTGAAGAGCGTCGATGTGTTCGCCTCAGCCGAGGAGCTGGAGAAGGCACGGCGTCTGGAGGAGAGGGAGCGCATTGTTAGGGAAATATGGAGGAACGGGCAGCCTgatattctggtcactgggaCTGGTACTATTGGACGGGTCCATTATCACTAG